Genomic segment of Paenalkalicoccus suaedae:
TGTCAGGTATTATCTTTATTATTATTACATTAGTAGGAATTCGTGAGTTTATTATAAACGCCATTCCAGCAGAGCTAAAGTATGCGGCTGGAGCAGGTATTGGACTATTTATTGCATTTATCGGATTACAAAACGCAGAGATCGTTGTTATGTCAGAGGCAACACTTGTTGAAGTTGGTAACCTTGGAAATCCAGCTACGTTACTTGCTATCTTCGGTGTAGTAATCACCGTTATTTTAATGACGATTGGCCTTAAGGGCGGTATCTTTTACGGAATGGTCATCACAGCTGTTATCGGTGTGATCTTCCAGGTCATCCCGATGCCAGGGGCTATCGTTGGACCAATTCCAAGCATTGCACCAACATTTGGAGCAGCATTTGAACCGTTTGCGACACAAAGCTTAGGAGAAATCTTCACGATTCAATTATTAGTCGTTATCCTTACATTCTTATTCGTTGATTTCTTTGACACAGCAGGAACGCTTTACGCCGTTGCCAATCAAGCTGGCTTTGTAAAAGACAATAAGCTACCACGCGCGCAGCGCGCGTTACTTGCAGACTCTTCTGCAACATCAATCGGAGCTATTCTTGGTACTTCTACAACAACAGCGTACATTGAGTCTTCATCTGGTATTGCTGCAGGAGCTCGTACAGGATTTGCGTCGATCGTTACAGGGGCATTGTTCTTAGTTGCTCTTCTATTTTCACCTTTACTCGCAGTAGTAACAGAGTCTGTAACAGCACCAGCACTCATTATCGTTGGAGTCTTAATGGCCGGAGCAATTTCAAATATTGATTGGAAGAAGTTTGAGATTGCTGTACCAGCCTTCTTTACGATGATCGCTATGCCACTTACGTACAGCATCGCGACAGGAATTGCACTCGGATTTATCATGTATCCGATCACGATGGTAGCAAAAGGACGTGCAAAAGAGGTTCACCCAATTATGTACGTACTCCTGGTAATTTTTGTTCTTTACTTTGTGTTCTTAGGAGAATAACCGTTAACCCCAGACGACTCAAGGCTTCATCGCCTTGAGCGTCTTTTTTTATGCGCGAATTCAGCGTGCATGATCTCTATCCATCTTTTCCATACTAAACAAAAAGGAGGGCGTAGCATGGTCATGATAGCAAATGTTGGAATAGCAGAAGCCCCATACTCCTACACACAGGAGCAGGTGAAGCAGGCAATCGCGCCGATCTTTGAAGAAGCGGTCGGAACCAAAAAGGCAGAACGTCTCCTCCGTGTCTTTGACGACAATGGCATGGAGACAAGACAGTTTGTTGAACCGCTTGAAAATATCCAGCAGAATCGAAGCTTTGCAACGAAAAATGCCATCTACCATGACGCTGCGTTCACCCTCGCAAAGAACGCCATAGAAGCGACAGTCCCTACAGCACTCATGGGTGAAATCGACGCAATTATTTGCGTAACAAGCACCGGTATTCAAACCCCATCTCTAGACGTACGCTTGATCAACGAGCTACCGCTTCACTTCCAGATCCAGCGTATGCCACTTTGGGGCCTCGGATGCGCTGGAGGAGCCATTGGTATGAGCCGAGCCTATGATTATTGCAAAGCTCATCCACATGCCAAAGTGCTCCTCGTCACAGTCGAATGCTGTAGCACCACCTACACCCCTCAAGACCTCACTAAAAGTAATCTCATCGGCACCTGCCTCTTCGGCGATGGAGCCGCGTGCGCCGTCCTTGGGGGAGATTTGGCCGACTGGTCCAAATGGGAGCTCCCAACTTCAACCCCTACTATTTTAAAAACCGCATCCTTCCTCCTTCCAGAATCAGAGGACGTGATGGGATGGGGAGTAGAGGAAGACGGGCTGCGAGTGATCTTCTCCAAGGACATACCTGGCATTGTCCAAAGCTTTATGCCAGGCGTTTTGCACGCGTTTGGGTATTCGTTTGATCATTTAGTCGCTCATCCTGGAGGGAGAAAGGTGTTAGACGCCTTTGAAGAAGCGCTGCAGGTAACACCCGAGCAAACAAAGCCAGCTAGAGAGGTCCTAAAGCGCCACGGAAACATGTCGTCCCCAACCGTACTATTTGTACTAAAAGAATTACTTGAATCAAAAGGAAGTGGCCTTATGGTTGCAATGGGACCAGGATTTTGTGCGGAAATACTTGCATTAGAGTGGAGGGAG
This window contains:
- a CDS encoding NCS2 family permease, which translates into the protein MDRYFRFDELGTNYNREIMGGLTTFLAMAYILFVNPSILAGAGMDESAVFVATGLAAAIGTIIMGLLARYPIALAPGMGLNAFFTYSVVIGLGIPWETALLGVFMSGIIFIIITLVGIREFIINAIPAELKYAAGAGIGLFIAFIGLQNAEIVVMSEATLVEVGNLGNPATLLAIFGVVITVILMTIGLKGGIFYGMVITAVIGVIFQVIPMPGAIVGPIPSIAPTFGAAFEPFATQSLGEIFTIQLLVVILTFLFVDFFDTAGTLYAVANQAGFVKDNKLPRAQRALLADSSATSIGAILGTSTTTAYIESSSGIAAGARTGFASIVTGALFLVALLFSPLLAVVTESVTAPALIIVGVLMAGAISNIDWKKFEIAVPAFFTMIAMPLTYSIATGIALGFIMYPITMVAKGRAKEVHPIMYVLLVIFVLYFVFLGE
- a CDS encoding type III polyketide synthase codes for the protein MVMIANVGIAEAPYSYTQEQVKQAIAPIFEEAVGTKKAERLLRVFDDNGMETRQFVEPLENIQQNRSFATKNAIYHDAAFTLAKNAIEATVPTALMGEIDAIICVTSTGIQTPSLDVRLINELPLHFQIQRMPLWGLGCAGGAIGMSRAYDYCKAHPHAKVLLVTVECCSTTYTPQDLTKSNLIGTCLFGDGAACAVLGGDLADWSKWELPTSTPTILKTASFLLPESEDVMGWGVEEDGLRVIFSKDIPGIVQSFMPGVLHAFGYSFDHLVAHPGGRKVLDAFEEALQVTPEQTKPAREVLKRHGNMSSPTVLFVLKELLESKGSGLMVAMGPGFCAEILALEWRETVR